The Podarcis muralis chromosome 8, rPodMur119.hap1.1, whole genome shotgun sequence genomic sequence CTAGTTGTCCATAGTCAGGAACTAAAAACAGTACTAAAGTTAAAAGACAAGTATTTGCAACCTAAAATGCAAACAACTGTTATGTCCACTCTCCCAAAGGGGCAGTGCATATTTACCTTGTGGAAGCAAATGTCAGTGGCAAAACTCTCTCTCTGACCCTGTACAGAAGCAATGATGATGAGCCCATGCAGGGGTCCCCCAGAGATTGCTAGGCCTATGGCAACAATGTCCTACTTTGAAGAAATTCCCAGTGTTAGCAAAGCAAGGAGTGTTCGCTGCACCCTTGCAATGCAGCTGTACTAGCAAGTGGAGATGAAATGTCTGTATGGCAGCCTCTGAGAACGATAATAAAAAATAGTGCAGTCAGGCTCCCATTGTGGGGCAGAGGAtgtagttggggggtggggagatgggaaATACGTGGCAAACTTCAGAGGGGCAGGGAGGAATTTAAAAAGTGGTTTTACGGTACAAGCCTCAGAGTTTCTCTGATGTTTCTCTGATACTGCCTCTGGATTGGCCTCCCAAcagctgctggctgagagaaggACCAAGCCACGCTGCCATGGGACTTCCGCCCTCCCCATGAATCAGACATTAGTGTTTGTCTCTGGTGcacttccctcccttcccatccCCTCGCCAAAGACAGCCAAGGCTTATTCTGCTTGAAGTGTTGGAAAAACAGGAGTCATGGCAACAACATTTGCTTCCACAAAGGGTGGGGATGAAGCAGATACTGCCCCTTTCTGTAGCTCCCGATAAAAATAATCACCAATGAACACTTGAGGGGAGTATGCACCAGTCTCCTGCATAATACCAGCTGCAACTATAACAACAAGGTTATAACATAAACCTAAAATAAGATGATAACATGTAAATACTGGGTTATTTTGGCCTACAGTACAGTAATCTGGATAAAAATGACAAGGGGTAGCCTAATTTCCTTTTCCCTAAACAGACTTCACTTGCCTACATTGGATCGCCCTTCAATGCAAATCTTAACCTCCTGAGGAATAAAAGAAGGTTTGGGGAGAGTCAACGGTGGCTCCTCTTCGGACTTCTCTAATTTCCGTGTTTCGGGGGCAGACCACCTCCTCTTCCTCGTTGCCGTGGGCTTGCTGGGTTCTGATTTGGTGATCAAAGATGCTGCAGGCAATCCTATTTTGTCTGGAAACTTCAGTTCACCATTCTCAGATGACATCTTTGCACTTCCCTGATCAATCCCGTTTTCCTGCTCTGCATACCTATGTCTACTACCAGTTAGACTGTCATTCTTAGAGTGCTTCAGCAAGATGCTAGTTGAGTCCATGGACTGGCCCTTTTTGACGGAGCCGTTCTTCAGATTCTTGAGTGTAAGTGATATGCAGACGTCCCCAACAGAGAGTTTGGAACATGGCAAATCAAAGAGCTGGCTTGTTCtctcagggcagcaggatgacCAACCTTGTCCAAATACAAAAAAAGGATATTCTACCAAGACTTCAACACTGACCTGCAGGGATGAAGGAAAtgagggtgggagggggaaggaggagagaaaaagaaagggagagaaaacacATTAATCTGAAAATGTTCACCTGAATACCACAGctgagtttgaccaaagcagaagcctcttttaaagagaagagggGTGGGGCGGGTTCAGAGAGAGTTGGGGGTTATTTCTATTACTGCAAAACAAGCTTTGCAGCCTAACCCAGCCTTGGCACTCCTCATACTAGACCGTAGCTCAAGTTGTGTTAAAGGTCCTAAAGAATTAATAGGTTTTCTTCTGACTGTGGCCCAGCAGTGGAAAAGTAAATCAGAACTACCCAGGAATCTACCATTTTAATGGTGGGTGGGATGTGGCCTTCTCAGAAAGACTTGCCTGGCCCACAAGATACTTCCAAAAGAGACAAGTCCAACATGGCGTAGCATCCATTTATTTCCCATGGAAGAGATTTCCCATTACCCACTACTCAAAAAGATCTTTGTAGAGGTTATCTAAATGATTTTCTAAAACTGAAATAAGGAAACTCTAACTATGGAAAATATGTAGTGCAAttacatgtttttgttttgtgaagaaaaaaaaaataagctTGAGGCCGGGTGGCGGGGAGAATGGCTGAAGTCACCTTTACATCAGTCTAGAAGGTAGTTGGGCATTTTTCTCCCAGCTGGCATAAAATATGGGCTCTATGCCTTTTGGTATGCAGAAGGGGACAGTGAAGAAGCTAGGGACCAAACTGCCAACTTTTGCTACTCCTCTTGGGGAGTTTTTAAAACACTTCATCTACCTCCCTTGCATTTTCTTCAGCAGAGCAGTATCCAGCCCAAGGTACTCCAGCACACCTCACTCCTCTGGGGTGAAAACAGGCCCCCCCAGTTGCGCAGCACACAGCTGCAGAAGCTGCAGACCTGCGGCTGCTTCCCATGCTAACCAACTGAACTGCATTCATTAAAAGCAATTTCATAAGCCGCTTCTGTTCCACAGGGATTAATCCCAAGAGAGATTCTCTGTAGGTTAATTAATACAAGCTGCGGCTAGGGGATAGTTCAGAAAGAAGCCTAATTCTTCGTCCTCTCCTGGGAAACACAAGCAGTTCCTCTCATCTATAAGTGATTGTGTGGCAATGAACACAATATAGATAGTCTTGGAACCTGAATAAAACCTCAGTCAATTCTGTAACTCAAATGTGATTTTGGGGTTCTATTTATTTCAGCAACCAGTAAGCTAATGCAATCCTGGTATACATTTAGgtggcaatcctatacccacttacctgggacttGGGAGTAAACCGCTTTGAACTCACTAATGAGTTGACATTCATCTaaattctttatttattattttttattaatgagTCGACATTCAAATAACTGCACTGCTCGCTCTATTAAAACACACAGgtttttaattttactttaaaaaatgccCATAAGAAAGTGAATCTGCTATTACAGAACTGGAGAACAGGGGGCAAGGATGGGGCATTGGGCAACATCCCCTTGCTCTAGAAATTCAGTTGCTTTTCCTATCCCTCTTCATTTTTCATCCCACCTTTTTGCCTGCCTAGGCCCTAACTtcttattcatagaatcatagaatcatagagttggaatagaccaccagggccatcgagtccaaccccctgccaagcaggaaacaccatcagagcactcctgacatatggttgtcaagcctctgcttaaagacctccaaagaaggagactccaccacactccttggcagcaaattccactgtcgaacagctcttactgtcaggaagttcttcctaatgttcataTTCATAACAGCGTTCACCCAAAGTAGGTCAGGATACCATTTGTCTATGCCAGGGATAGCTAAGGTGGTTTTTGCTCTGGATGCTgttaggctccaactcccattggtCCTTGCCAGAATGGCCAAGACTCAGGAATTGTGGGACTTGAgatgcagcaacatctgaaaggtacCACGTTGGTCAGTCCTGGTATATGCTGACTAAAAGACTCACTGCAGTCAAAATAAGCTCCCTTTCAAAAActgaatatatattaaaaaccccAGACATGTAATATATGAAACGCAGCATACTTTTAAAAGGAGGCTATCAAATAAATGGCTCCTGGGGAAAGTTTAATCATCAATGAATGTGAAAGGAGATATTCTGTTGTAGATATGATCAACAACGCTGCTCTCCCTCCTATACAACATATCAATAATGTGGAACATATGTATGCTTTAAAAACCTTTAGAACCACAAGCTCACAAGGGggcggagaaggaggaaggaagagaaattcATGgtttacagtgctaccttgggttacagacgcttcaggttacagactccgctaacccagaaatagtaccttgggttaagaactttgcttcaggatgagaacagaaatcgcgcggcaggggcagcgggaggccccattagctaaagtggtacctcaggttaagaacagtttcaggttaagaacagacctccagaacgaattaagttcttaacccgaggtaccactgtaccgaagTCATATTTTGCTTCCTGTAAGGGGCTGTTTGACATCAAACTTCCAGGATGTAAGGAGCCTGGCATAAAACTGGCCAGTGAGGAGGGGAAAGACATTAATGGGCCATGATAAAGACTCCCAGGGAGAAATGGGGACGTAACACAGGCACAGCATCTGAGTACTATTGCCCTGTAGGCATATGAGACTTGCTTAACATCTATAAGACAGCAGCCATAGTTCCTGGTGGTACTCACTGGTATGCAGTACCGGCACTTTTTCCTCCAAATCCTGGCTTCTAAACTGAGAGTGTGAGGAGGGaacaccttttctctaaattgcAGCTGGCAGGGGGAAGGCTAAGGCAAGACACACCTAGAAGGCCACCTTAAGGAGCTCCTGGGCTGCAGCAGCATTTGAAATGGGCTTCCTGGCTCACATCCTTAGCCATTATGCAACAAAAATGCTGTCTCTCTTAAACTGATAAGGTTGTGCCAGACTATGCACTCAGCAGACATTTCAAATTCAAACACAAGACAAAATAGTGATCTACCAAGTCGAGATTTCAACTAGTTAATCAAACagtcaaacaaaaacaaaacaaaccacatcCACCAGGAGACTAGCTGCTACTCCAGAAAACATGACTGATACAGAAGGGACCCAAAGCCCTAGAATCTACAGGAAACGTAAATTAAACCCACATTTTAATCGTATCTCTCTACACGACTTGCTCTAAATTCTGGAAGCGCCCCTTGTGAGAAACACAGCTGGTGGAGTATTTTAAGTAAGATGATGTCAGCTAGATTTTGATAGGCTCCTGCATAAGGTGACACTTAAATGGAGGTCATCATCCTTTCTACCAGACGATGGCACTCTCCACTCCTGAAAGGAAAGCTTTCCTGCCGTGCCACTTTTACTGATGGTATTTGTGAGCATGAAGAAAATACACCGGCATCTGCCTCcccacctctgctgctgctgcagaggtgaCAGCATCAGGATGCTAGTACAGCAACATTAAAAGACATGGAGGGGATGGGCTAGGCTGAAACTTATCGTATGGTTTTCACAGATACGGCTGAATTTTTGGTTGTACATTTCTCTGTAAGTGAAAACACAACTTTCCATTGAATGGTACAGCTTACTATAGGTCCAGGAGAAGAATTTCAGACGGCGGCATCCTCATGAGTGAACAGGGCAAGTTCTGCAGCTGCTAAAGGGAGAAGAACTTATCTCTTGGGAAAATGTTGACAATCCTAATTTAGAGGTCCATTGTTACATCCACACACATTAAGGAACCTTGAAACTTTTAGTCACTCGGCAACCACTTCTACTTTGCAACATATGCCATTGCTCTTCCTCAGTTATTAAGCCACTGGAATGCCATTTTGAAAATCTCTTCCACACTACCACGTGCTAGCCCTTCTGTGCTCCTAAGAGACTTAGACATTGTGAGAAAGGATATCCAGTCAACTGAATAGCCCTTCCTTTCCCCAGCCCATTTATTACCTGTGCTCGGTGCTCTCCAACTGCAAACTGTATCATGGCAATGCCTGGAGTATGGCTGTCATCAACCCTTTCCACGGTGCTGGAGTCTATTTTCAGGTCACTGCTAATTTCTGCACTCTGTATAAAGTCTTCTGTTTTCAAATCTTCTACCTTCTTCAGCTCTCCGTTGGCCAACTGAATGATAGACCCTTTCATGAAGTAAGGAGGCAGTGTAGAAGGAGCAGCTGCTGAAGAAGGTACAGGCTGGATCAGGGGGAGGTGGATCTGGGCCTGCACGACGGCTGCCTGGTAAGCTGGTTGACTTGCTAGCGACTCGGCGTTGAAATTCTCGCTTTTTGGAATGGCGGTTGTGACAAACGTGTGAGGCACTGCTGCCAACTGGGGAGATGAAGTGGCGATAGCAGGAGGAACCCCTGTTGAGTCGAGATCTGCATTGCCTACCGGTATTAGGAGGGGCTGAGTGCCTGGGATCACCAGGTGCTGTGGCAGATTTCCAGGATAGCCAAAGGCTTGCTGTTGACTGCTTAGGTAGCCAATTACCGGTGGCTGAGTCCCAGTGTAGAAGGCCGCAGCAGGCAACCCAACGGGGAGGTGCTCTGAGGCGCTGTGGGTGGTCTGAATGACTGTGTGAGGGGACAAAGTGGCAACTGCTTTCACCCCTTCGTGGCCCATAGTCTGTTGCGGAGATAAAGCATAGGATCGGTGGGCTGTTTTTCCTAAGTGCAAGCTTCCCTTTTCGTTGAGGGCCAAGGGAGGTGTTTCTCTATTGGTGGCTTGTTGGACCTCCATGTCTGCAGTAGGTGTGTTGCTATTGGGAACAACCATAACAGAGGACCGGACACCGGTGGAATCGCGTGCAATATAATCAGCAGGACCCGAATGGACCACCACGTGCCTGGCCTCATAATGATGAGGAGATGGTTTATTGCCTGATTTGACGAGACTCACTTCTGAGGATGGCGAGATGCCATAACGCCTGCTCTTCTCTATTTCCCCGTTCAGTATTTCTTTTGCTTGCATAGCCTGCAGCCTGCCGCTCTCGGACATCTTGGAGGACTCCCGAGTGACAAAATGGCCACCAGAATCTGCATATTGCACCACCACCTGGGAGGAGGGGCCAAGGGCAAACGCATGAGGAATCACTGCCTGGTGTGGATGCAAATGGACTGGGATGGCTGGAGGAGAGACGTTCCTAACTGAGCCTTGTGGAGAGCTGGAAATGTGGACGTACTGGTTTTGCTGGGTCGGTGGAGGGGACCCCGCTGTGATCAACCCAGGCGCCCGAACGAGATGCGGCTCAACTTTGTGCCCTTGCTGGTTTAGGCTGCTCATG encodes the following:
- the ATXN1 gene encoding ataxin-1, producing the protein MKSNQERSNESLPPKKREIPATSLPSEVKPLVLASENHRADNLTWLSSTVSSQSGLGGRGRPGGTSAEAGSQHGIGLHKSLSAGVDYSPPSAPRSVPATTTTVYPPALSQAGTPVSPVQYAHLQHTFQFVGPPYSGPYAGFIPSPLISPTANSATSTAASATAVATTPSQRSQLEAYSTLLASMSSLNQQGHKVEPHLVRAPGLITAGSPPPTQQNQYVHISSSPQGSVRNVSPPAIPVHLHPHQAVIPHAFALGPSSQVVVQYADSGGHFVTRESSKMSESGRLQAMQAKEILNGEIEKSRRYGISPSSEVSLVKSGNKPSPHHYEARHVVVHSGPADYIARDSTGVRSSVMVVPNSNTPTADMEVQQATNRETPPLALNEKGSLHLGKTAHRSYALSPQQTMGHEGVKAVATLSPHTVIQTTHSASEHLPVGLPAAAFYTGTQPPVIGYLSSQQQAFGYPGNLPQHLVIPGTQPLLIPVGNADLDSTGVPPAIATSSPQLAAVPHTFVTTAIPKSENFNAESLASQPAYQAAVVQAQIHLPLIQPVPSSAAAPSTLPPYFMKGSIIQLANGELKKVEDLKTEDFIQSAEISSDLKIDSSTVERVDDSHTPGIAMIQFAVGEHRAQVSVEVLVEYPFFVFGQGWSSCCPERTSQLFDLPCSKLSVGDVCISLTLKNLKNGSVKKGQSMDSTSILLKHSKNDSLTGSRHRYAEQENGIDQGSAKMSSENGELKFPDKIGLPAASLITKSEPSKPTATRKRRWSAPETRKLEKSEEEPPLTLPKPSFIPQEVKICIEGRSNVGK